The following coding sequences are from one Spea bombifrons isolate aSpeBom1 chromosome 13, aSpeBom1.2.pri, whole genome shotgun sequence window:
- the CEBPB gene encoding CCAAT/enhancer-binding protein beta: MQRLLHWDPAACLPPPPAVRSMEGGHFYYDPATSATDGLAGLGGKLNRRGRGFPGSELGEHEKTIDFSPYLDPSTGAGSPAAVALGGAGGYEPPCGDFLVDLLSADDYKSGRKGAVLYGGAAKQHPQSALLGFPHIGETKVEPVLESLDCYKSSSKEAREEAAMQSPGGPFTIRSFLGYQAVPSGSNGNLSSTSSGSPPGTPNPSDRKGGGGYGKHGAGGSKCKKSLDKHSDEYKIRRERNNIAVRKSRDKAKIRNMETQHKVLELSAENERLQKKVEQLSRELTTLRNLFKQLPEPLLAATGRC; encoded by the coding sequence ATGCAACGCCTGCTCCACTGGGATCCGGCAGCATGTCTACCACCCCCGCCGGCCGTTAGATCCATGGAAGGCGGACACTTTTACTACGACCCCGCCACTAGTGCCACGGACGGCCTGGCCGGCTTAGGGGGCAAGTTAAACCGGAGGGGCAGAGGCTTCCCGGGCTCGGAGCTTGGCGAGCACGAGAAAACCATAGACTTCAGTCCGTACCTGGATCCTTCCACAGGGGCCGGCAGCCCGGCGGCGGTGGCCCTCGGGGGAGCCGGGGGTTACGAGCCTCCTTGCGGGGACTTCTTAGTGGATCTGCTGTCTGCGGACGATTATAAGAGCGGCCGCAAGGGGGCGGTGCTGTACGGCGGGGCGGCCAAGCAGCACCCCCAGTCCGCGCTGCTCGGGTTCCCCCACATCGGGGAGACCAAGGTGGAGCCCGTGCTGGAGTCCCTGGACTGTTACAAGAGCTCGTCCAAGGAGGCCCGGGAGGAGGCGGCCATGCAGAGCCCCGGGGGCCCCTTCACCATCCGCTCGTTTCTGGGGTACCAGGCGGTGCCCAGCGGCAGCAACGGGAACCTCTCCAGCACGTCCTCGGGCAGCCCGCCCGGCACCCCCAATCCGTCCGACCGCAAGGGTGGCGGCGGGTACGGGAAGCACGGCGCGGGTGGCAGCAAGTGCAAGAAATCGCTGGATAAACACAGCGACGAGTACAAGATCCGCCGGGAGCGGAATAACATCGCGGTGCGGAAGAGCCGGGACAAGGCGAAGATCCGCAACATGGAGACCCAGCACAAGGTCCTGGAGCTCAGCGCCGAGAACGAGCGGCTGCAGAAGAAGGTGGAGCAGCTGAGCCGGGAGCTGACGACCCTACGGAACCTGTTCAAGCAGCTGCCCGAACCCCTGCTGGCGGCCACGGGCCGGTGCTGA